Part of the Anticarsia gemmatalis isolate Benzon Research Colony breed Stoneville strain chromosome 14, ilAntGemm2 primary, whole genome shotgun sequence genome, TATCGAACTTTTGTCTCGAAAACAAACacaatgtcttaaaaaaaactaagctGAGCCCGTATAAGCGACAAAAGTTAGCGAAGATATTAAAACACAGACCGGCTATCGCAGTGCACAAAGATTTAGCTTCTGAGCTATTATCTGAGGGACctgatgatttaaaaaatgtatcatcTCCACCGGTATTACCAACTGTTAATGCCCTACGGAAAATTAAGTCAGATGAAAGGATTGGCCGGCAATTTCACAATGATGTAGTTTTATCTTTGTTGACTATGTCTCATGAcgacaaatacaaaaatttatttcGCCAAATTATTACATTTCCAAATTTTACTGTCCAATTTTGGAGCCAACAACAAGTTGATTTCTACAAAGTGTACTGTGAAACAAGAAATAGGTCAACAATAACTATTGATGCTACAGGCTCAATTTTTAAAGCAGTTTCTCTTCCAAACGGTGCAACTATTACCAAACGTCTGTTTTTGTACCAAGGACTAATCACGTGCGATAAAAATTTGCGTTCCGTCCCAATTTTTCAGATGGTAACTGATTCTCATAGCCATGTATCTATTTGTAATTGGTTAAGGATCTGGAATTATAGTGTAGATGGGATGAAGCCTCAAGAAGTCATAACTGATGATTGTGCAGCATTAATATCAGCTGTGATCACAACTTTTACTGAATTCACTTCTACTAAAACATAcattgaacatttattttatattttgagtgGAACCAATCTAGAAATGCCACCTGTTTATGTTAGACTCGATACGAGCCACTTCATCAAAACGTTGCACAATTTACCATGTCTacaaggaattgacaatgaaatcaaattattctatattagatgcatatattattttaaaaaatgtgaagattttgataatttgaaaAGTACTATTAAGGACATATTAGACATGTgctacagtaaaaaaatatcttttacaaaaagaaaactcgacagcattttaaaaaataaagacgtTTGTTCTCCACCATTAGATGATAATGAACACACCGAGagtatagattttgtaattGAGGAACATGAAGTTAATAACGATTTCTTTTCTTGGTTTGATAAAgaagttcttttaaaaaaaaacaataacgatAATCACGATACTGATGCTAGAGAAGACAATCCATTCTATTTGCCGACAATTGCGGCTACACTGCGTAGGATATTATTCAAACTTCCACTATGGTCTAATATATTAGTTTCTCATTTTAAATCTGACAATCTGACTCCATCGTCTGCGGGTGTGGaaagcttttttaaaacaattaaacatttaatctTCAAAACTAAAACACAGAAATACAGAATAGATGAGTTCATTCAGATTTTTGCACAATATATAGAAGGTGACCTTAAGTCGTCAAAAGTTGACCTAGAAAATGGAGTTACCAATAAAGTTGTGAAGAAAACAGGTGTTAATAGAAGAAAAAGGAAACATTCTcagaaaaaacaaattataaaaaaggcCACGTTAGTTAAAGTACTTAATGAGGACTCCGTTTTTTCAGATAAGCCTTCATTAGTTGAAAATTGGAGAGGAGAAGGTAAAGATGACGATACAGCTactaaaatacttaaacaaattaaacatatgCAAAACGGTAACTTATGTTCTACTGTTGAAGTTAATAATagacaaacaaaaattataaatacgtgCGGACtagattcaatattttttcttttgtgtttcggttatattcaaaatcaatatataaatgatttgattaacATGTTCAGCTCTGAATTAATCTCAATGTACATTAAATGTTTGGCAGGTACAACAATAAGCTACGATAGATACAAAATCCGAACAGATTTAGCACTCAAACATTACTTTAAAGAatctttactaaaattaaataacgacGTCGTTATTGTTGATTGCCAAACTAATGTGGCAAGTTTTCATGAAACTGTTCTTTTGAATCATTTTTATAGTGCCTTATTTTCAAAACGATGTGTTAACGGGTTTTGTACATCGATTTCAATTGAAAGACAATTTGCTTTCTTACCACTCAATTTGGATATGTTATCCATTTTTGGGATTGAGTCTTTGGAGGACGCGATTTGTTTTGACGAATCATCTAAGTTATGTCTTCATTGTGGCTCTAACGTATCTGTAAATTACGAATTACACGTTATATTTACAGTTGACTTAAACGGTACCGGTGAGCATTGCTTATTGAATATTCCATATACAATAAGAATAAAATCAAAGGTATATGAACTCATCGGAGCTATTGAATTTGTTCCTCCACCCTTTTCAGATAGTATTGGTCATTACAAATgtcatgttttaataaatagtaatttccAATGTTATGATGATAATAAGAGAAAAATCGAACCAAGTTTATTAATACCGATAACTCTACATTTATTAATCTATGCTGCAATTTAAAAGGGTAAATGAAGTCCAACGCTGCTTCCattacaaattttagacatttaaaaaaaaacattctgaaaaagctatttttagtaataatttttagtaaGTTATGCAAAATGTTGTCAccctatttcattattttcatactaaattaaaattgattttcttatacaataaaagatgtttttattaacCAATGGTACTGTATTTGTAGcacatttttttctctacaaaaggagataattttgtgtttttgttagctatcatacgttaagcgaaacaaaacgaaaaccaaaAAGTGGACGACTGAGGGTCCGAATTTTAACTAGGTgataatttttaaccaacatgATATCGTGATctgttatttctttcacaaaatgtcacaatttatatactataatatagggtttcaaagagtagccaaaagttaatggttttgttattataagcgTAATAATCTTTCCACGTGAGGGTCCATTTTGAACGCAGgtatggaaaataatacaatgtttttcttgtaatttcttgtgcccgcaatttttgcttggcattatcttacattttggcgtaaagactttttctttagtGCCCTTAGTTTATCCGGTACAAGTGGACCCTCAATCCTCTATGTGCGGATTGAGGGTCCAACTTTAAAGCCCATAATTcccttatttgattttcacaaaatctgGTTCCAACTTTCACAATTCTTTGGGAATGTTCACTAAATCCTGaacatgttttcaaagaaattcgaGAGAGTGGCCCTCAGAGCACACgcacatttattttatctaggACGCAGATGCTGgtaatgtaaatacattttttttatcttacttataataatattataattaacataaaaaaaaaacaaatttcgtAGCATGTAACTTTATTACTTATATAGTAACAAACATGTATTGCACAGATCTGTTTCTTGTTAGTTTCTTAACATCAAGGGAATGTAATAAGTATAACAAATAATTGATAGTAAATAGTGGTaagatgttaaaaatatttcaatgttaaagGTATTTCTACTATTTTCACATTTTGAGcacagtaattaatatttaccacAAAATTAGTATAACACCTTACAGTTAAGAGAAACTTACAAGctaattataaactaactaacatattatgttttactattattaaagATTCTTCACCTccttcatatattatttatacaggtACTCTTATTTTAAAAGTGTGGCAGACACACTTTGCCAGCAAATAACTCAGATATCACAGTGATCCATAGCGATAGAACAAACAATATGTAAGAAATGCCAACTTGGTGGCTATTTGGTAGTTGATATGGCTGCCCTCCTATTTCATCAACATGGAATCCCATAGGGAATATCACTGCCGCAAGACAAAACACAaccactgaaaaaaaaacacatcaaTTATGCAGGCATTTCATAACACCAAATGgtatcaacaaataaaaatattttatcaaatattataaagaaagagTTAAGCAGCATGATGACAGAACCAAGCATTAGAGTTAGATAGATAAACTGATAAAATACTGTTGCTTACTTGCTGCAAATCCAACCCATCTGGCGTAAGGTATAACATTGCGGTCAAAGTGACTGGAAGCTAAAAGAATTACAGTAGTGGTGATGCATATACATCCAATAAATATGCATATCAGAGCAAGCAGCCATTCAGGTTGAAGATCAGGTGTAAAGCATACTTGCGGTCTATTGTACAGAGTTACACAAGACCACATTAATCCAAGTCTAGTATCacctgaaaataaattacatagttTTAGTCAGCAgagataattattatgaatataaagttaggtatatgaatatattttgctataactgCCAGTCATCTTAAACTTCGTTTGTCATATAATTTAACTTGTTATCTATTTCTTTTCCTGTTTCaatcatgtttaaaatgtatgcagaataaaagagtatttatttatgacgtTTCAAGGTctaattctattaaaattatttacctcCGACTTC contains:
- the LOC142978577 gene encoding uncharacterized protein C16orf52 homolog A, with the protein product MDKLTVISGTLFMAADVFAIVSLAMPDWIITEVGGDTRLGLMWSCVTLYNRPQVCFTPDLQPEWLLALICIFIGCICITTTVILLASSHFDRNVIPYARWVGFAAMVVFCLAAVIFPMGFHVDEIGGQPYQLPNSHQVGISYILFVLSLWITVISELFAGKVCLPHF